In Rhinolophus ferrumequinum isolate MPI-CBG mRhiFer1 chromosome 7, mRhiFer1_v1.p, whole genome shotgun sequence, the following proteins share a genomic window:
- the SETD9 gene encoding SET domain-containing protein 9 isoform X1, which translates to MPGRLLRGLWLRWRRYRYRFVPWIALNLSHNPRTLRYVPEESKDKVISDEDVLGTLLKVFQALFINDFSKQSDILTMLPEPIKSKYQDLLSVQHPRVNLLEYRHHQQNIFKPEEVLYKTLGFSVARATSSLISAGKGVFVTKGLVPKGAVVSMYPGTVYHKYEPIFFQSIGNPFIFRCLDGVLIDGNDKGISKVVYRSCNGRDRLGPLKMSDSTWLTSEIQNPLAIGQYVNNCSNDRPANVCYQEFDVPAVFPIELKQYLPNIAYSNDKQSTLRCVILVALRDIKQGEELFSNYYTIVS; encoded by the exons ATGCCGGGCCGCCTGCTGCGGGGCCTGTGGCTGCGATGGCGCCGTTACAGGTACCGCTTCGTACCTTGGATCGCGCTGAATCTAAGCCACAACCCGAG GACCCTCCGATATGTTCCAGAGGAATCCAAAGACAAAGTTATCTCAGATGAAGATGTCCTAGGAACATTACTGAAAGTTTTCCAGGCTCTATTCATAAATGATTTCAGTAAACAATCAGATATCTTGACTATGCTTCCAGAACCTATTAAATCAAAATATCAAGATCTACTGTCAGTTCAACATCCAAGGGTGAATCTGCTTGAATACAGACATCATCAGCAAAATATCTTTAAACCAGAAGAAGTTCTTTATAAAACATTGGGTTTCAGTGTTGCCCGAGCAACTAGCTCATTGATTTCTGCTGGAAAAGGTGTCTTCGTTACTAAAGGATTGGTACCAAAAGGCGCGGTTGTATCTATGTATCCTG GTACAGTATATCATAAATATGAGCCAATCTTTTTCCAGTCCATTggaaatccatttatttttagatgCTTGGATGGGGTACTCATTGATGGAAATGACAAAGGAATATCAAAAGTCGTGTACAG GTCTTGCAATGGGAGGGATCGACTTGGCCCTCTAAAAATGAGTGATAGTACATGGCTAACATCAGAAATTCAGAATCCACTGGCCATAGGACAATATGTCAATAATTGTTCAAATG ATAGACCAGCTAATGTCTGTTATCAGGAATTTGATGTGCCTGCAGTTTTTCCTATAGAATTGAAGCAATATCTTCCAAACATTGCCTACAGCAATGATAAACAAAG tACACTTCGATGTGTCATTCTTGTTGCACTCAGGGACATCAAACAAGGAGAAGAGCTTTTTTCAAACTATTATACAATTGTCAGCTAA
- the SETD9 gene encoding SET domain-containing protein 9 isoform X2 — protein MPGRLLRGLWLRWRRYRYRFVPWIALNLSHNPRTLRYVPEESKDKVISDEDVLGTLLKVFQALFINDFSKQSDILTMLPEPIKSKYQDLLSVQHPRVNLLEYRHHQQNIFKPEEVLYKTLGFSVARATSSLISAGKGVFVTKGLVPKGAVVSMYPGTVYHKYEPIFFQSIGNPFIFRCLDGVLIDGNDKGISKVVYRSCNGRDRLGPLKMSDSTWLTSEIQNPLAIGQYVNNCSNDQLMSVIRNLMCLQFFL, from the exons ATGCCGGGCCGCCTGCTGCGGGGCCTGTGGCTGCGATGGCGCCGTTACAGGTACCGCTTCGTACCTTGGATCGCGCTGAATCTAAGCCACAACCCGAG GACCCTCCGATATGTTCCAGAGGAATCCAAAGACAAAGTTATCTCAGATGAAGATGTCCTAGGAACATTACTGAAAGTTTTCCAGGCTCTATTCATAAATGATTTCAGTAAACAATCAGATATCTTGACTATGCTTCCAGAACCTATTAAATCAAAATATCAAGATCTACTGTCAGTTCAACATCCAAGGGTGAATCTGCTTGAATACAGACATCATCAGCAAAATATCTTTAAACCAGAAGAAGTTCTTTATAAAACATTGGGTTTCAGTGTTGCCCGAGCAACTAGCTCATTGATTTCTGCTGGAAAAGGTGTCTTCGTTACTAAAGGATTGGTACCAAAAGGCGCGGTTGTATCTATGTATCCTG GTACAGTATATCATAAATATGAGCCAATCTTTTTCCAGTCCATTggaaatccatttatttttagatgCTTGGATGGGGTACTCATTGATGGAAATGACAAAGGAATATCAAAAGTCGTGTACAG GTCTTGCAATGGGAGGGATCGACTTGGCCCTCTAAAAATGAGTGATAGTACATGGCTAACATCAGAAATTCAGAATCCACTGGCCATAGGACAATATGTCAATAATTGTTCAAATG ACCAGCTAATGTCTGTTATCAGGAATTTGATGTGCCTGCAGTTTTTCCTATAG